The sequence below is a genomic window from Coffea arabica cultivar ET-39 chromosome 4c, Coffea Arabica ET-39 HiFi, whole genome shotgun sequence.
tttaagaaaatactGTGGCTGACCTCATAACAATCAGTTGCATCTTAGAAACtcccattttttatttatttgtttgtttagaAACTCCATGTTATTGGTCCAGTATTTGTCCATTCTTGAAAACTAGTCTCCTTAGCATTCACAGACTTGTGCTTTATTCAAACTAGTGATCGATGCACACTCGATGTGTGTGCAATCTTGGTACTTTGTTGCTATTTCTAGCCAAATCATCAGCCTTTCCTACCTATTTAATCTGATGTAACCTGAAAATTCTGGGTGAGGTATGGTAAAACAACGAATAGGCTGAGATGAGATGTTTGGAGCAACACTTGATCTGTTGCACTGCGTTCTGGGATAAATGCTGAAGCATGTAGCTGGTCTTGTTGCAGGTGTTGTTGAGTTGCAGAAATGGTGGCTGTGACAATGGTTTGTTGGTCTCCTCATGGTTGGACAGTTACGCCATCAAGGATTGGCTGAAGCAGCATAACAATCTGAGAATCTGGTTTGGAGTTCATACGCAGGACTTAACGAATTGACATCGTATAATCCTCCGGCTATGTGCATTATCTAATTCTGGCAGCCGATTTCGGACACACGCATCTGCTTTGTAATGACTTCAATATCTCTACTGCTCCCCTTGAACTACATCGCCAACTGGATTGCGTTCCAGTGTTATCCTTTTCCACCCTGTCCTACAAATCTTTCAACCGCGATAGATCTTCATACCCATCGTGCAGTTCTGCAGGGAGTAATAGAGGCCATGGACTCAAAGGCTTCTGCAATAGCCTCCTCTTTGGGTGGACTCTTATGATTCTTGTACTTCGGGGTGGATCtagataccttttttttttcagttggtTCAATGTTTGCTAAAACGCAGAGAATATCTCATCACTTTCTTAAGAAATTTGTCAAGCAAATGCCTTAAATTCGTTTCTTTAATCGTTTAATTCCACCCTTAGCACCAAGGCTTGTTTTTGGCACGAGACAGCTGGGCCGCTCTCAAAAATCTCCCAGAGCTTGCCTCATCTAGCAACAAGAAGGATGGCAAATTGGCAAGACTTGAACTGATAATTTTCATGGTATTAATTCTTACCATTTTGTCACAATGAGACAATTCATAGATACAGGCAACGATGCTAGCAAGACTCGAACTAATGATCTTACAATACAGCTCTTAAATTCTTTCaactaaataaactagaattGAAAATCTCACAATACAGTTGTTGCTTCCTTTTCATCTAAGCTATGCATATCCTCTCATGTGCCAAAGCAAAAATACAAATTTGGAATTTTAGCCCCGTAGAATAATCATCTATTTATGAAACATTATACTAGCTAGACtatgtgatgaaaaaaaaaagaaaaagccagGCTATACGATGGATGAGCTTAAActctaatttttcaattttataacTCTAATTTCGCtttgatgacatttttttttttgggcgaaAGTAGttcaacagaaaattaaacaaaaaaaaagggtggtAAGTAGGGATGTACGCGAATAGCTTGGTCAATGACTTGGTTTAAACTCGATCAAACTGAGTTCGAACTAAGTCTCGAACTACTTGAATACACATTCGAGTCGAGTTCAAGTCAGAATTTTGCAGCTCATTGGGCcgtataatttaaataatatatatgtattataattataaaataaccaTTATGGATATAATTTATACTGAATTTACAAGTAAGGTGTCGAGTCAAAAAAGCTTGATTGCTCGACTAGATATGACTTGACTAAAGGTCGAACCTTATCGAATCTCGTCTCGAGCTTTTAAAGATTTTCTCGAGTCAAGTTTGAGTTTGAGATTTTTCGACTCAATCGAGCTCGGGCTCTAAGTTATTTATAGTTCAAGTCGAACTCGAATATAACAATACTGGTAAGCTCTATAGTGGGCCTTGGTCTTTGGACTGGTTACCTATGCTTGAAACGGCCCAAGAACAAGACAACAGTCTGATCTGAAGTCTGAATAGACATAGAGAGCCCAGGGACAATTAAGTCAAGAAAATTAATTAGGGTTTCTGGGAGGGTATAAGggatatatatttatttcagtCATCAGTAAAGAAGCCAGCCTTCGTGTTCATTTTCCGGAAACCAGAACAACCCTAGTTTCCGCCAGTTTCCCCCGCCCGACAGGCAAAAGAGCAAAAGCGAGAGAGGGATTGACAAAGCAATGGCGACTGCTACTACGCAGAAACAGCTGTCGACGAAGGAGGCCGACATCCAAATGATGTTGGCCGCCGAAGTCCACCTCGGTACCAAAAACTGCGATTTCCAGATGGAGCGCTACGTCTTCAAGCGCCGCAACGACGGTAAATTCCCattctattttattttgatcatattttaaatttattttttaaattaatttgttAGTACTGTGCTATGTCGTTACTCGTCTGGTGTATGAGGATCTTATGGTATTCTAGATGTCTAATCGTTCTGGTATTATTTACCTTGTTAGGTTCTCACATTTTCGGGCAATTATCTTTTAGTAGTCAATTCTGATGGTAGTGTAAGTCCTGACGAGTATGATGGGATCTCAATTTTGAAGTTAAATTATGGGgaataaatttctgattttaggTGTGAGTGACAATCTTTGAATATGTCGGGCTTTTTCTTTCGTCTCGTTTGAAGTTAAATTATGCCTAGCGTTATGATCTAGCTGGAACTGAATGAAACTTGAAATGGTGCAGAATTAGGAATTTGGCTTCTGTTACTCTAAAATTAGGACACCTGACGTAGAATTTTGGACGAGCGGCTAGGTTGTAGGCTTAGCTAGTTGTAGATGGCCTTTTTCTCGGTGTGCTTGAAAGCTTTTCTTAATGTGCTTGtgagtcttttattttttgtttttattgtatGTTGATTTTTATTGTTAACGGCTCAGGAATTCACATCATTAACCTTGCAAAAACATGGGAAAAGCTTCAAATGGCTGCGAGGGCTATCGTTGCGATTGAGAATCCTCAGGACATTATTGTCCAATCTGCCAGGCCATATGGTCAGAGGGCTGTCTTGAAATTTGCTCAGTACACCCATACTCATGCAATTGCTGGGCGCCACACTCCTGGTACCTTCACCAACCAGCTCCAAACCTCATTCAGTGAGCCTCGTCTCCTTATCCTTACAGATCCAAGAACTGATCATCAGGTTATCCCTCGTTCTTGTTTGAGGTTCACCAACTGtgcttttaaaataaaaaaatatggaCGGAATTGTCTTGCTTGTTATGATTCTCATACTTCTTTTGAACTACCCGCAGCCTATTAAGGAAGCAGCTCTGTCAAACATCCCAACCATTGCTTTTTGCGACACTGATTCCCCTATGCGATATGTTGATATTGGTATCCCTGCTAACAACAAGGGGAAACACAGTATTGGTTGCTTGTTCTGGCTCTTAGCAAGGATGGTTCTACAGATGCGTGGTGTTATCCCACAGGGTCACAAGTGGGACGTTATGGTAAACACTactgtgtttttgttttgatttcacaTCTATCAGTAATTTTGCTCATTCAAATGGGGAATATGCTCCAATTGACTTCTGAAGTTTGATGATGTTTGAAATCTTCATAATTTCTTGTTTGGATTAACATGATGTTCTGACACGCATAAACAAGTGGCAGCATATTACACTGAAATTTGTTTCTGTTACTTTGCATGTCTGAAATATAGttctttttttggcattttggcaGGTGGACCTGTTTTTCTACAGGGAGCCTGAGGAGGCCAAGGAACCACAAGAAGAGGAGGCACCTGCTCCAGATTATGGTGACTTTACTTCAGCAGCTCTTGGAGTTCAGGATAGTTGGGGTACTAGCAATATTCCAGAGGGAGAATGGACAATGGCTGCCCAACCTCCCATTCCTCCTGCAGTTCCTGCAGCTGGTTGGCCTGGAGAGCCTGGTTAGTTTCTGTCCTTTAAAACAAATAATATTATATGAAGAGTGTTTTACTGCCAAGTTTTTGTATTTAAGTGTATAATGTGAAATGGTGAATTGGCTGTCCTTATTTTGTTAGATGCTGCCACCAGCTTATGGCTTAAACTTTTTTAGTTAAAAAAACAAGTGTTTTTGAGTATCTTTTAATTCTGCAACTTTTGTTATCTGTCCTTGGTACGTTGATGTCCCTGAGCTTACTGCTTGTGATCCATTTGTGTTGAATCGTgcattgtttttattttgtatcCTAACCCTGTCAACTAATTGTGGAAATTTGTCTTCTGATTGTCTTCAGTCCCTGCAGTATCAACTGACGGATGGGAGGCAACTGCTGCACCACCAACGGCTCCTGGAGTTAATCCCGTGGCTCCCCCCGGTGGGGATTGGGAGTAGAAGTTTTTGTTAGGGAACATTTTGTTAATTTGTCCTCCTACCTTAAGCCATGCAATCTGCTTAGCTTGAACATCTGTTAGTTTATGGTCTGAATCCTGCCTTAGTTATTTTTGTAGCGGTTGAGCTTAAAGAAAATTCTCTGATACAGTTCCAAAATGGTGTTATATGTTTGTCTCAAAACTATAGAGCTTATCTTCTGCTGATGTGCTGGtggattttttttgaaaattttgcatttggcattttcaagtcaaaaactaAAGTTGATTATATTATGCTTTGTGCACGCAACCTAGTGTGAAGTTTGATCcctaagaaaaaaaatgtgttgGTACTGGTTTGCCTTGCCAGTTGTGCAATCCCTTAAAACGGGGTAAAAGCATTTTCATCTTGAAATCGATCGCTCCTGGTAACAGCTGAACGTGGCACTTCTTATTCTTGTATTGCGCGTTCTAATGAATTCTTGTGCATTCAAGTGGATATTAGACCTGGCCTGTCACACCAAATCTAAGCCACTGGGGTGGGTATGCCATCGGAGCGAGGCCGCTCGCCACTCCAAGGGTGGTGGGAAGTCAAAAAGCTACCTATGTTTAATGCATGCGGCAGATGTGCCTAGAATCTTAAATACGCGTGTTACACGTCCGAGGTATACCTAATACGCCTTAAAGATACGGTGCTCGATGATTGGCTGGCCCGCCTAACAgtgcaaagaaaagaatttgtTTAAAACTTGGGAGTAAAAATCTTGCCACACATACAACAATTTTGCATATAACGGAAAGATTTGTAGGAATGCCGGAAGGAAGTAAATTATATCCGTCACCATGCCGAGTGAGTTGTGTGGGCAGCTCAGCTTGGAACCTCAACGGACGAGATTTTGTACAGGTATTTCCAGTGTTGCAGTTCACTGGCTAAGTTGATTATCTGGCGTGAATCCCTCTCATTTCTCTTGCATTAAATTATAGAGAAGGAAAGAGAGAAATGTTCGTAAAAATCCGTTTGCGTTAATAATCAGAAAAAAATCCAGGCAAATatcaagaataaataaactCGGGATGTTGTCACTTATCCATGAATTCCTCcgttaactttcaagtaaaatctTGTGCCGTGATTTTGACTGAGGACATTCTTGAGCGCGATATTGCATATCAATGGCAGGAAGATGGTAGCAAAAGAGCAAGTGGACTCGTAATACTGGCTAAGGTATTCATTCATGCCCGGAGAGAAGGTTTGATGAGATTTTGGTCCGACTATTTTGCTGTTTCCGGACTGCCTGCACCACTTTTAGCTTTAGGAGGTCTATTCTTTCATTATTTATACTGATTAAGTGGAAGCATAAATGTCGCAAAACAGTTTTGTCATCGAGATTCATTCAACGGCTTGGTTTTGCATATCCATTCAGTCTCTAAACCAACAAGCAACAGAAATTGAGAaaaaagagggggggggggtgtgaatacgaaaaaaaaaaacacgtcCAAAGTTCGTGCCAAGCCTGTACAGTTAACTCAGAGACAACGAGCCAAATTTGTGCAATGGTTCCCCAGCTAGCGGAGTGTATCGATCATGGTTCACCTTCTGAAGCTGGGTGCTGCTGATGGCTTGTTTTGAGGGTTGGCATCATCATCAGGTAACTTGACAGCAGTGTAAGTACCTGCACCAGCCAGTGCCCCAAGTACGGGTGCAGTCAGGTAAATCCATATGCCTTTGAAGTTGTTTGCTGCTACAGCTGGACCCAGAGTTCTCACTGGATTCATCGACGCTCCCGTTGACTCCCTGTACCAT
It includes:
- the LOC113742554 gene encoding small ribosomal subunit protein uS2-like isoform X2 → MATATTQKQLSTKEADIQMMLAAEVHLGTKNCDFQMERYVFKRRNDGIHIINLAKTWEKLQMAARAIVAIENPQDIIVQSARPYGQRAVLKFAQYTHTHAIAGRHTPGTFTNQLQTSFSEPRLLILTDPRTDHQPIKEAALSNIPTIAFCDTDSPMRYVDIGIPANNKGKHSIGCLFWLLARMVLQMRGVIPQGHKWDVMVDLFFYREPEEAKEPQEEEAPAPDYGDFTSAALGVQDSWGTSNIPEGEWTMAAQPPIPPAVPAAGWPGEPVSTDGWEATAAPPTAPGVNPVAPPGGDWE
- the LOC113742554 gene encoding small ribosomal subunit protein uS2-like isoform X1, with amino-acid sequence MATATTQKQLSTKEADIQMMLAAEVHLGTKNCDFQMERYVFKRRNDGIHIINLAKTWEKLQMAARAIVAIENPQDIIVQSARPYGQRAVLKFAQYTHTHAIAGRHTPGTFTNQLQTSFSEPRLLILTDPRTDHQPIKEAALSNIPTIAFCDTDSPMRYVDIGIPANNKGKHSIGCLFWLLARMVLQMRGVIPQGHKWDVMVDLFFYREPEEAKEPQEEEAPAPDYGDFTSAALGVQDSWGTSNIPEGEWTMAAQPPIPPAVPAAGWPGEPVPAVSTDGWEATAAPPTAPGVNPVAPPGGDWE